The genomic segment GCCATACCCTCCCTGTCATTGTGCCGTGCGTTGACGAATAAGCCTGGCTAATGGGGATAACAGGCACGGGACAGCGCCGTGGCCGATTATATTTCAGGCAGGTCAAACAGTAGCTGATTCTTGTGTTCCGAGTAAATCGATTCTGCTGCGGATCCGCAAGCAGGGGATGAACGGTTATTGGCTGGCATTCCCTGAACTGACCAGGGAATGCCATTTTCCAGCGCTTATTCGAAGTGGAAAACCCCTAATCCAGACTCGCTTTTAATGCCTGAATAAACCGTTGTTGCTGGGATGCGCTGGCAGGCGTTTCGAGCCATTCAAGTACCAGTGTGCGACGTTCATCGGTGTGTCCGATACTCTGCCCCATCGCTTGTGCCAGGCGTTGCACTTGCAGCTGCATGCGCCGACCCTGATCGTCAGCCGGAGATTCCAGCCCGCCAATGACTTCCATCCGAATACACAGGTCGCGGGCGGCCTCGGTGTCGACAGAAACGGAAGTTTCCTGATCCATTTGCCAACGTTGTTCAAACGCGGCCAATGGGTAAGCAGCCGGCAGCTGTTCGGCCTCGTGCCAGAGTGTTTCATTGTGATCGGCCAGCGCTTGTAATCGATCCAGCAAACCCTGCCAGCGTTGACGTTCAGCGGCCTGGCTCTGGGCAGTCTGGCGGTCGTCCAGTTGAGCGGAAACGTCCGTCAGTTGCTTGCGCAGCCGCTGATGGGCGGAGCGGGGCAGTTCGATGGCTGCAAACTGTTGTTCGTACTGACTGAGCTGTTCGAGTGCATCTGCAGCTGGCAATGCACTGGCGGGTAATTCCGTTGCCAGATTAACCAGCACCTCTGCTTCTGTTACCCGGCCATTCAATTCGGCCTTGCGTTCGGTACGCTGTTCATCAAGGCGGGCAAAAACCGCATCACATTGGCTGCGGAACTGGCGCCAGTATTTCTGATCGGGTGCTCGTGGAGTAATACCGATCTCTTTCCACTGCTGCTGCAACTCTTTGACGCGATCCACGACATCGACCAGATCATCCGCTTCTGCCAGTGCTGCGGCGTCTTCAACCAGGGCGGATTTGGCCGCCAGGTTGCGGTCGTATTCGGCCTTGAGGTGACTGTAAACGGCGTCACAAATGTCACGGAAGCGTTCCTGGGTATCCTTGTGGGCTGCCCGATCAACCGGCGAATAGCTACGAAAGACTTCCCGAGCGGTTTCCAGGGTTTTCTGCACCACTTTCCAGTCGGCGTTATCCCAGTCGAGATGGGCTTCGTAGTGACGTAATTCGTCGATCAGCTGATTACGTAATTCAACGTTGGTTTCCCGTTGCCGTGCAACGTCGGCAAACCAGGCCCGGCATGGTTCGAAAGCCTTGTCGCCAGCGGCCTGAAAACGATCCCATAATTCCTTGTCTGGTTGTGAGGAATTGAGTGTTTTCCACTCATCCTGCAGTACCTGGATTTTGTCGGCCAGTACATCGGGGCTGATATCGGCGTCGACCAGGGCTTCCATCGACTCGCACAGGGCTTCTTTTTTCGGCGTGGTGACAAAACCTTGCCAGTCACGCATTTCATTCAGCCGCGCCGCCAGAGACTTGATGCGGTTCTGGAAGGCATGGGCAGCCTTGCTGTCAATCTGGCGCAGGCTCTGGTGAACCTGACCATAGAGCTTGCTGGCGTCTTTCAGGTGACCGTCGTCGATGTGCTGTTCAAGCGTGTCGAGCTGGCGTTGCAGTGCATCAGTACGGGCTGTTTGCTGGTTTTCCAGATTGGCCAGCTGGGCTTCTGCCAGCTGACGCTTGCCAGACAGGGCCGCCAGCCATTCCGGTTGTTCCAGATGGGCTGGCCATTTCAGCTGGGCTTGCCATTTTTTGCCGCCCTGGATCACCTGTTGCAAGCCGCGCATATCGGCAGGAAGATCTTTCTCCAGCCATTGTGCCAGCTCAGTCTGTTTGGCGTTGACTTGTTCCAGAGTGGCTTGCAAGGCGAGCGCTTGTTGCATGGTATTTTCGAACTGTCGCTGGGCGTCGGCGGCGGCTTTTTGCTCTGCCTGAGTTGCACGCCAGCGCTCATCAAGCGTCAGTAATTGCTGTTTCAGTTGTTCCGGATCGGCACTGGCCGGTGCTGCTGTCAGGGCATCGTCGAGCTCAGTAATCAGCTGTTGCTGTGCCGCCAGAGCTTCTGTACGGCGTTGTTGCTGTTCTGCCAGACGCTGTTCTTCAGCGTCGTGTTGTTCAAGAATCAGGGCGGCCTTGACCAGTTCTGCTGCCAGTGCTTGGCGCTGGCTTGTGGTCAGGCTGTCGTCCAGCTCCTGTTGCTGGCGCTGCAATACCTGCAGGCGGCCGTTAAAATCGGGGCCATAGCCAACCCGATTCAGATAAGCGGCCTGATCCAACACATGAGTAATCTGTTGTTCTCGGGCTGCGATGGCTTCCTGATTCGCTTTGGCGGCAGCCAGTCGCTCCTTGCACAGTCGATAGACGGCCTTGTCTTTGGCCTGGGCAAATTCCAGCAATTGCTGTAACAGCGCCCGTTGGTCGATACCTTCGGCAGCGGCCAGACGCACTTTGGCGACCGGGTGGTCTCGGGCAATCGACAGACGTTCGTGCTGATCGGAAATTCGCGCAATGGCGTCGAGGCGCAGCTGCTGGTCTCGGGTCAATCCGGCGATACGCACCAGCGTGGCACTGTGAGTGATGCTGTTGATGTTTGCCGAGGCGGGCAACAGCAGGGTCAGCCAGTGTTCGCGGGCGGCATCACGAACATCCTGATGGTTGTGGCCCAACAGGCTTTCCAACAGGGCTTCATCACGAATACGTATCACCGCAGCCTTGCGAAGTTCGGCTTCAGGCTCCGTGTCGATAAAATTGGTGAGTTGTTCGGCGGCCATCTCGGCCAGTGCCTGGCGTCGAACATCCGGATTGGCGTGTTGCCATTTTGGTTTCAGAAACTTCTTGAATAAAGACATCGAGCTGATCCGTCCAACCTGCACAAAGGAAAAAAGCGTGGCCATTGTACAGTGCACGGCATATTAGGGAAGTCCGTCACGGTTTGAATCGTACCGTCGGTTTGTCTCGGGCGTTATGACCGTACAGTAAGGGCGGCGTGCGTGGTGGGGGTTCAAGCTGTTACCATGCGCACCTATTTGACCGGATGCACAGAGTCCGGGTACAGCGTCGGCGTTAGCAGGAGAATCATGTGAGCAGCATTGTCTGGTATGACTACGAAACCTTTGGAGCCAGCCCGGCGTGGGATCGTCCGGCACAGTTTGCTGCCATTCGTACCGACGAAGACCTGAATGAAATCGAGCCACCGATCGAGCTGTTTTGCAAACAAAGCGATGACTACCTGCCACACCCGCAAGCGGTGCTGATTACCGGCATAACACCGCAGGACTGTCAGCAACGGGGGTTGCCCGAGGTTGAGTTTATTCGCCAGATTAATGAGGTGTTCTCGGTGCCGGGCAGCTGCAGCGCCGGTTACAACAGCATCCGCTTTGATGACGAATTCACCCGTTATGCCTTGTATCGCAATTTTTTTGATCCTTACGCACGGGAGTGGCAGGGCGGCAATTCCCGCTGGGATTTGCTGGATGTGGTGCGTTGTGCCTATGCACTACGCCCGGACGGTATTGAGTGGCCACAACACGAAGACGGCCGGGTCAGTTTCAAGCTGGAGCACCTCACCGCTGCCAATGGTCTTAATCATGGCAAAGCCCATGATGCGGTGTCTGATGTGCGGGCAACCATTGCCCTGGCGCGCTTGATTCGTGATAAACAACCAAGATTATACCGTTATCTATTTGAGCTGCGCCGCAAGCCAGCCGTCGCCGATCTGATCGATGTGGCTCAGCGCAAGCCGCTGGTGCATATCTCCGGTATGTTTCCCGTTGAGCAGGGCTGCATGGCGATCGTTGTTCCCTTGTGCATGCACCCGAAAAACAAAAACAGCGTGATTGTATTCGACCTGCACCAGGATCCGACGCCACTGTTTGAGCTGACAGCGGAAGAAATTCGCCAGCGGGTGTTTACCAAAACCGATGACTTGCCAGAGGGAGTGGAGCGCTTGCCGTTAAAAGAGCTGCACCTCAACAAGTCACCGGTGCTGGCACCAGCCAAAACCCTGACGCCGGATCAGGCCGCACGCTGGAACCTCAGTGGTGATACCTTGCGCAAGCATCTGGGCATGATCAAGCAGGGCGTGGATATCACCGCCAAGCTACAACAGGTGTTTGCCGAGCGTGAGTTTGCCGCGCACACTGATGTGGATACCCAGTTGTACGATGGCTTTTTCTCGCCCGCTGATCGTAATCTGATGAACGAACTGCATAACGCCTCGCCGTGGGATCTGCCTTCATTTCAGGGGCGCTTCAAGGATCGTCGCGGCGATGAGATGTTATTCCGCTACCGCGCCAGAAACTTCCCGGAAACGCTGGAAGGCGATGATCGTCTGCGTTGGGAAAGCGTGCGTCGCGAACGCCTGTTTCATAACAACCCCGCTTGTCGGGCATTAAATTTCCAGCAATTTGCCCATGAATTGCAGCTGGCGGCAGAGCAGGTGATGGATGACTCACGCAAGCTGCACTGGATGCAAGACCTGCAACTTTACGCCGAATCGATTTATCCGCTGGATGAGGACTAACGGCTACAACGTCAGCACCATCCGCTCTGGCCCTGTCATTTGCCATGCTTCATGAACCTGCTCCAGCGGCATCGATTGAGTAGCAATCAACAACCCTGCCGGCTCTACCCACTGCAGAACTTTGGCGATGCTGTTTATCAAGCCATCGTACGAGACACTGCCCAGTCCGCTGCCCATCAGTTCAAGATTGTGTGCCCGTAAAACAGCGGCATTCAACGTCAGCGAAGTACCGGCCAGTGAGCCAATATTCACAAAGCGCAGCGGCTTTTGTCCATGACCGACGGCGATCAGCGACACCGCATTCAGAATACATTCAGCCGGAACCCCCCATAAATAATCGAGCACAATATCCACTCGATACGCTGCGATCACATCCCGCAGGGCCGTGGTCAGTTCTTGAGGCGGTTGCTGCAGGCAAATAAAGGCGTCAGCACCCAATGCCCGTAATTCAGGCTCCTGTAGTGGATTGCGGGCGGTGGCAATCACTTTTGCAGCGCCCATATGTTTGGCAAGTTGAATCGCCAGTCGACCGGAGGCACCGGCTGCGCCATTAATCAGCACCACCTCACCCGGTTGAAAATGGGCACGACACTCCAGAGCGGCAACGGACGACATGCCCGGATTGGCAATTGCTGCAGCGGTGACATCATCCACTGCATCTGGCACTGGCACGCACCAGGTTTTTTTGACGGCGACCTGCTCCGCCATGGAACCGATAGGCCCACCAGGAAAAGCAAAAAATACCCGCTGACCATCGGCCAGCTTACCGACACCATCAACG from the Candidatus Thalassolituus haligoni genome contains:
- a CDS encoding DUF349 domain-containing protein; the encoded protein is MSLFKKFLKPKWQHANPDVRRQALAEMAAEQLTNFIDTEPEAELRKAAVIRIRDEALLESLLGHNHQDVRDAAREHWLTLLLPASANINSITHSATLVRIAGLTRDQQLRLDAIARISDQHERLSIARDHPVAKVRLAAAEGIDQRALLQQLLEFAQAKDKAVYRLCKERLAAAKANQEAIAAREQQITHVLDQAAYLNRVGYGPDFNGRLQVLQRQQQELDDSLTTSQRQALAAELVKAALILEQHDAEEQRLAEQQQRRTEALAAQQQLITELDDALTAAPASADPEQLKQQLLTLDERWRATQAEQKAAADAQRQFENTMQQALALQATLEQVNAKQTELAQWLEKDLPADMRGLQQVIQGGKKWQAQLKWPAHLEQPEWLAALSGKRQLAEAQLANLENQQTARTDALQRQLDTLEQHIDDGHLKDASKLYGQVHQSLRQIDSKAAHAFQNRIKSLAARLNEMRDWQGFVTTPKKEALCESMEALVDADISPDVLADKIQVLQDEWKTLNSSQPDKELWDRFQAAGDKAFEPCRAWFADVARQRETNVELRNQLIDELRHYEAHLDWDNADWKVVQKTLETAREVFRSYSPVDRAAHKDTQERFRDICDAVYSHLKAEYDRNLAAKSALVEDAAALAEADDLVDVVDRVKELQQQWKEIGITPRAPDQKYWRQFRSQCDAVFARLDEQRTERKAELNGRVTEAEVLVNLATELPASALPAADALEQLSQYEQQFAAIELPRSAHQRLRKQLTDVSAQLDDRQTAQSQAAERQRWQGLLDRLQALADHNETLWHEAEQLPAAYPLAAFEQRWQMDQETSVSVDTEAARDLCIRMEVIGGLESPADDQGRRMQLQVQRLAQAMGQSIGHTDERRTLVLEWLETPASASQQQRFIQALKASLD
- the sbcB gene encoding exodeoxyribonuclease I — its product is MSSIVWYDYETFGASPAWDRPAQFAAIRTDEDLNEIEPPIELFCKQSDDYLPHPQAVLITGITPQDCQQRGLPEVEFIRQINEVFSVPGSCSAGYNSIRFDDEFTRYALYRNFFDPYAREWQGGNSRWDLLDVVRCAYALRPDGIEWPQHEDGRVSFKLEHLTAANGLNHGKAHDAVSDVRATIALARLIRDKQPRLYRYLFELRRKPAVADLIDVAQRKPLVHISGMFPVEQGCMAIVVPLCMHPKNKNSVIVFDLHQDPTPLFELTAEEIRQRVFTKTDDLPEGVERLPLKELHLNKSPVLAPAKTLTPDQAARWNLSGDTLRKHLGMIKQGVDITAKLQQVFAEREFAAHTDVDTQLYDGFFSPADRNLMNELHNASPWDLPSFQGRFKDRRGDEMLFRYRARNFPETLEGDDRLRWESVRRERLFHNNPACRALNFQQFAHELQLAAEQVMDDSRKLHWMQDLQLYAESIYPLDED
- a CDS encoding zinc-binding alcohol dehydrogenase family protein, which gives rise to MSAIILEYFVKAAIVNNFNQMPVYGVIDAPVVAENEQLVFVHAAAISQLTRLKAAGKHYSSGSRLPIVPGVDGVGKLADGQRVFFAFPGGPIGSMAEQVAVKKTWCVPVPDAVDDVTAAAIANPGMSSVAALECRAHFQPGEVVLINGAAGASGRLAIQLAKHMGAAKVIATARNPLQEPELRALGADAFICLQQPPQELTTALRDVIAAYRVDIVLDYLWGVPAECILNAVSLIAVGHGQKPLRFVNIGSLAGTSLTLNAAVLRAHNLELMGSGLGSVSYDGLINSIAKVLQWVEPAGLLIATQSMPLEQVHEAWQMTGPERMVLTL